From a region of the Octopus sinensis linkage group LG18, ASM634580v1, whole genome shotgun sequence genome:
- the LOC115221542 gene encoding C-C chemokine receptor type 1-like: MANDTDALLDFYRKTRNFMWVYVAIPLICFGIIGNILSIIILLRPRMRAMQVFVYLITLVSNDLVVLFSDAIPKVVFIMTGIIHNSEHIFLCKFFSYLSQTSVLYASWLTVLITSERMVCVSFPIWSSINLKIKLKIIAMVTTFLFISCLTASNLYYRTLIPRPFSNAKICVTTGPEDYAVFYELIYGVFFSFLPAVLLVIFSSVIISKLRNRFLVKDSQQKKANQSQASNDAIRILFLINLVYFLIVLPYGIMVFVVRFNPGNRVMMIALSVTDVLYYISNSINFVLYSASGPTFRKELRSFCRGEESLTTERTQSNRFSSVNETTFSKRKRKDSISIVSLTSVREFDQISVRRNT; the protein is encoded by the coding sequence ATGGCCAACGACACCGACGCTTTATTGGACTTTTACAGGAAGACCCGCAATTTTATGTGGGTTTATGTTGCTATCCCTTTGATTTGCTTCGGAATCATTGGGAATATTCTTTCCATCATCATCCTACTGCGACCACGCATGCGTGCTATGCAGGTGTTTGTCTACCTCATCACTTTAGTATCCAATGATTTGGTTGTTCTTTTCTCAGACGCCATTCCTAAAGTGGTGTTCATAATGACCGGCATTATCCACAACTCGGAACATATATTCCTCTGTAAGTTCTTCTCGTATCTCTCCCAGACATCCGTGCTTTATGCTTCTTGGTTGACCGTTCTGATAACATCGGAGAGAATGGTCTGCGTTAGTTTCCCAATATGGAGTAGCATTAATTTGAAAATCAAACTAAAAATTATCGCCATGGTAACCACGTTCTTATTCATTTCCTGCCTGACAGCATCAAACCTGTATTATCGAACATTAATTCCAAGACCTTTCAGTAACGCCAAAATCTGTGTCACTACCGGACCAGAAGACTATGCAGTTTTCTACGAGTTAATCTACGGCGTTTTCTTCAGTTTTTTACCGGCTGTTTTATTAGTGATTTTCAGTTCTGTAATAATTTCAAAACTGAGGAACCGTTTTTTAGTCAAAGATTCCCAGCAGAAGAAAGCTAACCAAAGTCAAGCTTCGAACGATGCTATTCGAATACTCTTCTTAATCAATTTGGTATATTTCCTGATAGTACTTCCATACGGCATCATGGTTTTCGTCGTGAGATTTAACCCGGGCAACAGAGTTATGATGATTGCTCTAAGCGTCACAGACGTGTTGTATTATATTTCAAATAGcatcaattttgttttatattctgcCAGTGGACCGACATTTCGCAAAGAGCTCCGTTCTTTTTGTCGTGGGGAGGAATCTTTAACAACAGAACGGACGCAGAGTAACCGCTTTTCCTCGGTTAATGAAACTACATTTAGTAAACGGAAGCGGAAGGACAGTATCTCAATAGTATCGTTGACTTCCGTCAGAGAATTCGATCAAATTTCCGTCAGACGGAACACATAA